A genomic region of Verrucomicrobiota bacterium contains the following coding sequences:
- a CDS encoding amidohydrolase family protein — protein MHKFPFNRRKFLHKTLLAILAVAFAKRSYSATHNTSSKIIDAHCHAGKGLNYGIAGDGHAPWTKFNDPEETLRKMEEVGIDQTIIFPINNRTYKAANEEIAGFVKKWPNKLIGFAKHDAKTEAGKIRNLLKHEVNELGLKGLKLHGVPSQEMMDAAEELSIPILFHPPEVDICHEAIESHPKANFILAHLGSFGSRKWTEHLRAIEATKRHPNLFLETSSVVFFLYLERAARELPHHKLIFGTDGPLVDSRIELQKIRMLKLDPDHERKVLGDNIQQLLGGSYK, from the coding sequence ATGCATAAGTTTCCTTTCAACCGCCGCAAGTTTCTCCACAAAACCCTTCTCGCCATTTTGGCGGTCGCCTTCGCCAAACGAAGTTATTCCGCTACTCACAACACATCATCCAAAATCATCGATGCGCATTGCCATGCAGGCAAAGGATTGAACTACGGAATAGCTGGTGACGGACACGCTCCCTGGACTAAGTTTAATGATCCTGAAGAAACACTCCGAAAGATGGAGGAAGTCGGAATCGACCAGACCATCATTTTCCCCATCAACAATCGCACCTACAAAGCGGCCAATGAGGAGATCGCTGGCTTTGTCAAAAAATGGCCGAACAAGTTAATCGGGTTTGCCAAGCACGATGCTAAAACAGAGGCAGGTAAAATCAGAAATCTGCTTAAGCACGAAGTCAATGAACTCGGTTTGAAAGGTCTAAAACTCCACGGAGTGCCATCCCAGGAAATGATGGATGCGGCTGAAGAATTGAGCATCCCGATTTTGTTTCATCCACCCGAAGTAGACATCTGCCATGAGGCGATTGAGTCGCATCCCAAAGCCAACTTCATCCTCGCTCACCTGGGAAGCTTTGGATCTCGAAAATGGACAGAGCACCTTCGCGCCATCGAAGCTACCAAACGTCACCCGAATCTCTTTCTCGAAACTTCGTCCGTCGTGTTCTTCCTATACCTGGAACGGGCAGCCAGGGAATTACCTCACCACAAGCTGATTTTCGGCACCGACGGCCCCTTGGTCGACTCGCGCATCGAGCTTCAAAAGATCCGAATGCTCAAACTCGATCCCGACCACGAGCGAAAGGTCCTTGGAGACAACATTCAGCAATTGTTAGGCGGGTCCTATAAATAA
- a CDS encoding prolyl oligopeptidase family serine peptidase yields MKLFLISLTIFSMNLTVHADSIEELAQMLTHHPLSDANQDRTLTEDEAGNYFMKTFQKKRPNLGTGIGDKSLIDTYEARSYKSMPYRLLKPLETQADQRYPLIISLHGSGGIGNDNRSNLRDWNGIMAQESWREKYPCVVIVPQRKPGGIWGPKPDDDRVKNYYVRNDLLKVFELIDEIKKEFPIDESRIYALGSSGGGIGTWNIVLARPNLFAAAIPVCGRFEFQPEQIKSLTDIPIWCFHGDADPLIDVKYSRAAFAMLSEHGAVMKYTELRDVKHNSWIQAFNYQGDDEEKGYLTRYSNDRCDRSEDIWQWLFSQSKP; encoded by the coding sequence ATGAAACTCTTTCTCATTTCACTCACTATTTTTTCCATGAACCTAACGGTTCACGCCGACAGCATCGAAGAGCTTGCCCAAATGCTAACTCATCATCCTCTATCGGACGCGAATCAGGATAGAACGCTAACCGAAGATGAAGCGGGTAACTACTTCATGAAAACGTTTCAAAAAAAGCGACCGAATCTCGGGACTGGAATTGGCGATAAATCACTCATCGATACCTACGAGGCACGCAGCTACAAATCGATGCCCTATCGCTTGTTGAAGCCGCTCGAAACTCAAGCAGATCAACGTTACCCGCTCATTATCAGCTTACACGGGTCGGGTGGCATCGGAAACGACAATCGAAGTAATTTACGCGATTGGAACGGGATCATGGCCCAAGAATCATGGAGGGAGAAATACCCCTGTGTGGTTATTGTTCCCCAGCGGAAACCCGGCGGGATTTGGGGACCCAAACCAGACGATGACCGAGTAAAAAATTATTACGTGAGGAATGATTTATTAAAAGTCTTCGAGTTGATTGATGAAATCAAAAAGGAGTTTCCCATCGATGAATCGCGGATTTATGCATTGGGATCTTCGGGCGGAGGTATCGGAACCTGGAACATTGTTCTGGCCCGGCCAAATCTGTTCGCCGCGGCCATCCCTGTATGTGGTCGTTTCGAATTCCAGCCTGAGCAAATCAAATCCCTAACGGACATTCCGATCTGGTGCTTTCATGGGGATGCTGATCCGCTGATAGATGTGAAATATTCCCGAGCTGCCTTCGCCATGCTTTCAGAACATGGTGCAGTGATGAAATACACAGAGCTGCGAGACGTGAAACACAACTCATGGATCCAGGCTTTCAACTATCAAGGAGACGACGAAGAAAAGGGCTACCTTACACGTTACAGCAATGATCGTTGTGATCGTTCGGAGGATATTTGGCAATGGCTGTTCAGTCAGAGTAAACCTTAA
- a CDS encoding PIN domain nuclease, whose translation MTLVDTSVWIDFLEGGDHWTKERLKWLIEDRESIVYTHMILLEIIQGLREKKDRKKIEIKFRDLVLAPQKRSTILLAADIYQDLQRKGIRIRSIIDCLIAASAIETGANVLHKDRDFEFIAKHYPLKLETL comes from the coding sequence ATGACTCTCGTCGATACCAGCGTCTGGATCGACTTTCTTGAAGGTGGTGATCACTGGACCAAAGAAAGGCTGAAGTGGTTAATCGAGGATCGTGAATCTATCGTCTACACCCACATGATTCTCCTGGAGATCATCCAAGGACTGAGAGAAAAGAAAGATAGAAAGAAAATCGAAATAAAATTCAGAGACCTGGTCCTTGCACCGCAGAAGCGTTCAACCATCTTGCTTGCAGCTGATATTTACCAAGACCTGCAGCGAAAAGGAATCAGAATAAGAAGCATTATCGATTGTCTGATTGCTGCGTCCGCCATCGAGACCGGAGCTAATGTCCTGCACAAAGACCGGGATTTTGAATTCATCGCCAAGCACTATCCCCTAAAACTTGAAACACTGTAA
- a CDS encoding DUF1080 domain-containing protein, with translation MKLPLLISFLLFLGHSAFSAVEPIPPFMGDWQGGWVNAPAKDGNAKNNPALVARVIGLGGDLYEIQIMEEFDKRADYKVKTESTWKNGKLSFDQKEYKGEITASTFTGTKTSGDLVTPFELKRLHRTSPTAGLEPPLGAIVLFDGKNMDAWQHGDGEKVTWTVKNGVVEILPKKENNDKGGSITTRQSFGDVKVHLEFNLPYEPEGREQHRGNSGFFVPGGYEIQILDSYGLGGMWNECGALYKQSPPQVNMCWAPGVWQTYDIEFKRMRMDAEGNKVDDAVISVWHNGKLVHNQLALKGTTSNNQAGRMLPESGKSGSLSLQDHSHKLQFRNIWVVEL, from the coding sequence ATGAAACTACCTCTTTTAATCTCCTTCCTTCTATTTTTAGGCCACTCAGCCTTTTCGGCCGTCGAACCCATTCCGCCCTTCATGGGTGACTGGCAAGGTGGTTGGGTCAATGCGCCAGCTAAGGACGGCAACGCCAAAAACAATCCGGCACTGGTAGCACGAGTGATCGGTCTTGGTGGTGACCTTTACGAAATCCAAATCATGGAGGAATTCGACAAGAGGGCGGATTACAAGGTAAAGACCGAATCTACCTGGAAGAATGGAAAACTCTCCTTTGATCAAAAAGAATATAAAGGTGAGATCACGGCTTCCACTTTCACAGGGACCAAAACCAGCGGCGATTTGGTCACTCCTTTCGAACTAAAACGACTTCACCGCACTTCTCCTACGGCTGGCTTGGAGCCACCACTCGGAGCGATCGTTTTATTCGATGGAAAAAACATGGATGCCTGGCAGCATGGGGATGGCGAGAAAGTAACCTGGACAGTAAAAAACGGAGTGGTCGAAATTCTTCCGAAAAAAGAAAACAACGACAAAGGTGGATCGATAACGACGCGTCAGTCCTTTGGAGATGTGAAAGTACATCTGGAGTTCAATCTACCCTACGAACCGGAAGGTAGAGAGCAGCATCGTGGAAACAGCGGTTTCTTTGTCCCAGGAGGTTACGAAATTCAAATCCTCGACAGCTATGGCCTTGGAGGCATGTGGAACGAGTGCGGTGCGCTTTATAAGCAATCTCCTCCGCAAGTGAATATGTGTTGGGCACCCGGTGTTTGGCAGACCTACGACATTGAATTTAAGCGTATGCGCATGGATGCAGAGGGCAACAAAGTGGATGATGCGGTTATCTCTGTTTGGCACAATGGTAAGCTGGTTCACAATCAACTCGCGTTGAAGGGAACGACTTCCAATAATCAGGCTGGTCGCATGCTACCGGAGTCAGGGAAAAGTGGTTCTCTCTCGCTACAAGATCACAGCCACAAACTTCAGTTCAGAAATATCTGGGTCGTTGAGTTGTAG
- a CDS encoding adenosine deaminase produces MTTDSKLLPFIDALPKAEHHLHLDGSAPWHIMQAEDPEKYSEPPPSWKDDFRFTDFEEFEGFIRNYAVPWLNSPERFATTAKEILLQRIKENVRYAEISFAALAVERSGVGIKEIAEAVKSAIPAGIVVRLFVGLHHRKFESDHEKYLGQILECPHIDGIDLHGPEQFPLQAWIKEFWLAAKLAGKLTKAHAGELTGPNGVREVIEELGVTKIQHGVQTIEDESVVYLAAAEGASFDVCPISNVKLRAVPSLGEHPILKLEKMGVRCTINTDDPFIFGNELRDDYLAVSQGLGASASQLANFARNSFETASMEESKKRSAYIEIDTLLREFEAN; encoded by the coding sequence ATGACCACCGACTCAAAACTGTTACCGTTTATCGATGCTTTACCCAAAGCAGAACACCACCTTCACCTGGATGGCAGCGCTCCCTGGCATATTATGCAGGCGGAGGATCCTGAAAAATACAGCGAGCCTCCTCCCTCCTGGAAGGATGATTTTCGTTTTACAGATTTTGAAGAGTTCGAGGGCTTCATTCGAAACTACGCAGTTCCGTGGCTCAATAGTCCGGAACGATTTGCAACCACCGCTAAAGAAATTCTTCTTCAACGGATCAAAGAAAATGTACGCTATGCTGAAATCAGTTTTGCAGCACTTGCCGTTGAACGCTCGGGCGTGGGTATTAAAGAAATTGCCGAGGCCGTAAAGTCGGCGATTCCAGCCGGAATTGTCGTTCGCTTGTTCGTTGGATTGCACCACAGAAAATTTGAAAGTGATCATGAAAAATACCTGGGCCAGATTTTAGAGTGTCCGCATATAGACGGCATCGATCTGCACGGGCCTGAACAGTTTCCTTTACAAGCATGGATTAAAGAATTTTGGCTGGCAGCGAAATTGGCAGGGAAATTAACCAAGGCTCATGCCGGGGAACTCACCGGTCCTAACGGTGTTCGGGAAGTTATTGAGGAATTGGGAGTGACCAAGATTCAACATGGAGTTCAAACCATTGAAGATGAGTCCGTCGTTTATTTGGCCGCAGCCGAAGGAGCGAGTTTCGACGTATGCCCCATCAGCAATGTGAAGTTACGGGCCGTACCATCATTGGGGGAACACCCCATCCTTAAATTGGAAAAAATGGGAGTGCGTTGCACCATCAACACCGACGATCCATTCATCTTCGGAAACGAATTGAGGGACGATTACCTGGCGGTAAGCCAAGGTCTTGGTGCAAGCGCTTCACAGTTGGCAAATTTCGCACGCAACAGTTTTGAAACCGCCTCGATGGAAGAATCGAAAAAGCGAAGTGCCTATATAGAAATCGATACCCTGCTCAGAGAATTCGAGGCTAACTAA
- a CDS encoding amidohydrolase family protein, whose product MKDPTVTRRRFIQTAGIATAALATSSKSMLAADGKPELIIDCHAHLYSGDDNKYPTRENPNRPPAGTGFLEHLKQEMKAAGVRHVTAVQPSSYYLWDNRFTADSSRANSDFMVGVVTLDPDNPYSPEMMEYYVSEFNVRGMRSVPAKSGNLDDPGVEKLWTTAERLGIVINVLSKYDKHEEIKAMAKRHPGLSIVLDHCLGLKLGDTYNVTLKAVLDLAKLPNLHTKLTLIPLGTKEPYPCRDMHDSCKMLIDVFTPQRCVWGSHFPTALFQPKVSYAQHLKLFTHELGLDDSSKKAILGETAHRLWFV is encoded by the coding sequence ATGAAAGATCCGACTGTTACTCGCAGAAGGTTTATTCAAACCGCAGGCATCGCTACCGCTGCTCTGGCAACGTCCTCGAAAAGCATGCTGGCTGCCGATGGAAAACCAGAGCTCATCATCGACTGCCACGCCCATCTCTATAGCGGGGACGATAACAAATATCCGACTAGAGAAAATCCAAACCGTCCTCCTGCTGGCACTGGATTTCTTGAGCACCTGAAGCAGGAAATGAAGGCGGCTGGGGTTCGTCATGTTACCGCCGTTCAACCCAGCTCGTATTATCTTTGGGACAATCGATTTACCGCGGACAGTTCCCGAGCCAATTCTGATTTTATGGTCGGAGTCGTCACCCTCGATCCCGACAATCCCTACAGTCCGGAGATGATGGAATACTACGTTTCCGAATTCAATGTTCGCGGTATGCGCAGTGTCCCGGCCAAGAGCGGAAACTTGGATGATCCCGGTGTAGAGAAATTGTGGACCACTGCCGAGCGGCTGGGCATCGTCATAAACGTGCTCAGCAAATACGATAAGCATGAAGAAATTAAGGCGATGGCGAAGCGTCATCCCGGGTTGTCAATCGTCCTCGACCATTGCTTGGGTCTTAAGCTGGGCGACACTTACAATGTTACTTTAAAAGCAGTACTTGATTTGGCGAAGCTACCGAACCTACACACTAAACTTACGCTTATCCCGCTCGGCACGAAAGAGCCCTATCCTTGCCGAGATATGCACGACAGCTGCAAAATGCTCATTGATGTATTTACGCCTCAACGTTGTGTCTGGGGAAGTCATTTTCCCACTGCCCTCTTCCAACCCAAGGTCAGCTACGCCCAACATTTGAAACTATTTACCCACGAGCTAGGCCTGGATGATTCCTCGAAAAAAGCGATCCTTGGTGAAACGGCTCACAGGCTTTGGTTTGTTTGA
- a CDS encoding glutamate synthase subunit beta, with protein MGNPKGFININRNLPQDRDPVLRVGDWEEVHTEMAVSDIQSQASRCMDCGVPFCMAAESSQGPGIAGCPVNNLIPEWNDLVYRGLWKDALARLLKTNNFPEFTGRVCPAPCESSCVLGINAPPVTIKHHEVAIIDRGFEMGWVEPHPPKSRTGKTVAVVGSGPAGLACAAQLNQAGHLVTVYERADRPGGLLMYGIPNMKLEKHVVERRIRLLEDEGITFVCNTTIGNDIPADKLKEDFDTVVICTGATVPRDLPIEGRELKGVHFAMEFLGKNTKSLMDSKLQDGNYISAHDKHVVVIGGGDTGTDCVGTSLRHGCKHVQQLEILPKPPDERAPNNPWPQYARTLKVDYGQDEAIAIQGEDPRSYLVTTKKFVGDDEGNVKELHTCLIEWQRQDDGRMIPVDVPGSEKVIKAELVLLAMGFLGPEGGVLDQLGVSKDARSNAQAEYGKYQTNVEGVFAAGDARRGQSLIVWAINEGRGAAQAVDTYLMGKSYLPL; from the coding sequence ATGGGAAATCCTAAAGGATTTATAAACATCAATAGAAACCTTCCTCAGGATCGTGATCCTGTCCTGCGTGTAGGTGACTGGGAAGAAGTGCATACTGAAATGGCGGTAAGCGACATACAATCCCAGGCCTCTCGATGTATGGATTGCGGTGTGCCGTTTTGTATGGCTGCTGAATCTTCGCAGGGACCTGGAATTGCCGGATGTCCGGTAAACAACCTTATTCCTGAATGGAATGACCTGGTTTATCGTGGCCTTTGGAAGGACGCGTTGGCCCGATTACTTAAGACGAACAATTTCCCTGAGTTTACCGGCCGTGTGTGTCCGGCTCCTTGCGAAAGCTCCTGTGTCTTGGGCATCAATGCACCACCGGTCACGATCAAACACCACGAAGTGGCCATCATTGATCGTGGGTTTGAAATGGGTTGGGTTGAACCGCATCCTCCCAAGTCCCGCACCGGAAAGACAGTAGCGGTGGTAGGATCTGGTCCAGCAGGACTCGCTTGTGCCGCCCAACTGAATCAGGCGGGTCATTTGGTTACGGTATATGAACGCGCTGATCGTCCGGGTGGGTTGCTCATGTATGGTATTCCCAATATGAAACTTGAGAAGCATGTTGTTGAGCGACGTATCCGCCTGCTCGAAGACGAAGGTATTACCTTTGTCTGCAACACCACTATCGGAAATGACATCCCGGCGGATAAGCTGAAAGAGGATTTCGATACGGTGGTAATTTGCACCGGAGCAACTGTTCCACGTGACCTTCCTATTGAAGGTCGCGAACTCAAAGGTGTCCATTTTGCAATGGAGTTTCTTGGAAAGAATACCAAGAGCCTCATGGATAGTAAGCTTCAGGATGGAAATTACATTTCGGCGCATGATAAACATGTCGTTGTAATCGGTGGTGGTGATACAGGTACCGATTGTGTGGGTACATCGCTTCGGCACGGCTGCAAACACGTACAGCAGTTGGAAATTTTGCCAAAGCCTCCCGATGAGCGCGCGCCCAACAATCCTTGGCCTCAATACGCCAGAACTTTAAAAGTGGATTACGGTCAGGATGAAGCCATTGCCATTCAAGGCGAGGACCCACGCTCTTATTTGGTCACCACCAAGAAATTTGTCGGCGATGATGAAGGCAATGTGAAGGAGCTGCATACCTGTTTAATTGAATGGCAACGTCAGGACGATGGTCGCATGATTCCGGTCGATGTTCCAGGAAGTGAAAAGGTCATCAAGGCCGAGTTGGTACTACTAGCCATGGGCTTTCTTGGACCTGAAGGTGGTGTGCTCGATCAATTGGGAGTGAGCAAAGATGCTCGATCCAACGCTCAAGCCGAATACGGGAAATACCAGACAAACGTCGAAGGTGTCTTTGCCGCCGGTGATGCACGTCGCGGTCAGAGTCTTATCGTCTGGGCCATCAACGAGGGTCGGGGAGCTGCGCAGGCTGTTGATACTTATTTGATGGGTAAGAGTTACTTGCCGCTTTAG
- a CDS encoding type II toxin-antitoxin system VapB family antitoxin, translating into MSRTNINLDDTLVSKGLKATGLKTKRELVDLALRELVRKENQKSILALEGAFTWEGDLDEIRKGRFEK; encoded by the coding sequence ATGAGCAGGACAAACATAAACCTTGATGACACCCTTGTGAGCAAGGGTTTGAAAGCCACGGGCTTAAAAACCAAGAGAGAACTCGTGGACCTTGCACTTCGCGAATTAGTCCGAAAAGAAAACCAAAAAAGCATTCTTGCGCTCGAGGGTGCCTTTACCTGGGAAGGTGACCTCGATGAAATTCGCAAAGGCCGATTCGAGAAATGA